Proteins from a single region of Dyadobacter fanqingshengii:
- a CDS encoding SusD/RagB family nutrient-binding outer membrane lipoprotein — MKAISKYLLAAVLSLCLITGCDEGFDDINTNKVDPTSLAPSLILNKAIISTTYLDGVSTLGMLTYNFGIVQQIITPYGSSLSGGNYNQFNNANTPLVWVNFYRNVIKQVVAVTDQTKDDPMQANIYHAARIWKAYAFMILTDTYGDIPYFEAGQGYISEVIRPKYDPQEAIYKDILKELDEASGALDAAQPAVTTDILYGGNVAKWKKLGYSLMLRAAMRLTKVDQNTAKTYVTKAVAGGLFESNADNSIIRHTAIYNNYIANHLAAREKTNFYLAAPFVNYLKENNDPRLAVMAVRYVGAKGGPEQVAARASSDPKLQIGMPMGYNDVTINTVLAQNGVASLWDFTQVNLTTVLKLDAPEFHITYAQNQLLLAEAAVRGWVSGTAATYFANGVRAHLEQMALYDPSAAIKEDVIQAYLKAHPLDASKALDQINTQYWVASFLDGNELFANFRRSGFPALKKNPYPGSEIKEDFIRRMPYPDSEIIVNLQNVNDANTRQGPNDLNTRVWWDKK, encoded by the coding sequence ATGAAAGCTATATCAAAATATTTACTGGCCGCAGTGTTATCGCTTTGTCTGATAACGGGTTGTGATGAAGGCTTCGACGACATTAACACCAATAAAGTGGACCCGACTTCGCTGGCCCCATCGCTGATTTTAAATAAAGCCATTATCAGCACCACTTACCTGGACGGCGTTTCCACGCTGGGCATGCTCACCTACAATTTCGGCATTGTGCAGCAGATCATAACGCCTTATGGAAGTTCGCTGTCGGGAGGGAATTATAATCAGTTCAATAATGCGAATACGCCGCTTGTTTGGGTCAATTTCTATCGGAATGTGATCAAGCAGGTTGTGGCCGTAACCGACCAGACAAAGGACGATCCCATGCAAGCGAACATTTATCATGCAGCGCGGATCTGGAAAGCATACGCATTCATGATCCTGACCGACACCTATGGCGATATTCCTTATTTCGAAGCCGGACAGGGCTACATTAGCGAGGTGATCAGGCCAAAGTATGATCCGCAGGAGGCTATTTACAAGGATATTTTAAAGGAGTTGGACGAAGCCTCAGGAGCCCTGGATGCCGCTCAGCCAGCGGTGACTACCGATATTTTGTACGGAGGAAACGTTGCCAAATGGAAAAAACTGGGTTATTCACTCATGTTGCGCGCCGCCATGCGACTGACGAAAGTGGACCAGAATACGGCTAAAACATATGTTACCAAGGCCGTAGCAGGCGGATTATTTGAAAGTAATGCGGATAATTCCATCATCCGTCACACGGCTATTTACAATAATTACATTGCCAATCACCTGGCCGCAAGGGAAAAAACAAACTTTTATCTTGCCGCGCCTTTTGTCAATTATCTCAAAGAAAACAATGACCCGCGGCTGGCTGTCATGGCGGTGCGCTACGTAGGCGCGAAAGGAGGCCCGGAGCAGGTTGCAGCCCGCGCATCATCGGACCCGAAATTGCAGATCGGCATGCCGATGGGCTATAATGATGTGACTATCAACACAGTTTTAGCACAAAATGGTGTGGCAAGTCTCTGGGATTTCACACAGGTCAATTTAACAACAGTGTTAAAACTTGACGCGCCCGAGTTTCACATTACATATGCACAAAACCAGCTTTTACTGGCTGAGGCGGCTGTTCGTGGCTGGGTAAGCGGCACAGCGGCGACTTATTTTGCCAATGGCGTAAGAGCACATCTGGAACAAATGGCGCTTTATGATCCCAGCGCTGCCATTAAGGAAGATGTAATCCAGGCTTATCTGAAAGCCCACCCGCTGGATGCTTCCAAAGCGCTTGATCAGATCAATACACAATATTGGGTAGCCTCCTTTTTGGACGGTAATGAGCTGTTTGCCAATTTCAGGAGGAGCGGCTTTCCTGCTTTGAAGAAAAATCCTTATCCGGGCTCGGAAATCAAAGAGGATTTCATCAGACGCATGCCGTATCCCGACAGCGAAATTATCGTAAACCTGCAAAACGTGAACGACGCCAATACCCGCCAAGGGCCTAACGACCTCAATACACGCGTTTGGTGGGATAAGAAGTAA
- a CDS encoding enolase C-terminal domain-like protein, which produces MDHSNMNRRETMKALGLTGSAGILGLFGGTANAKAREERETPHYAKAMKPVTIKSVRAIATAPQGSNLIVVKVETSEPGLYGLGCATFTQRAAVVLVAINTYLNEFCAGKDVDNIEDMWHGAYVSSYWRNGPVLNNALSGLDQALWDIKGKRAGMPLYQLLGGKVRFAVPCYTHANGNTPEATVESVKSIQERGFKYIRIQQGGYGAVGSTAEQPDFKKENFGGPTDSFMNENSYLKAIPKLFEAVRKSCGEEIELLHDIHERVQPMNAINMIKKLEEFNPFFIEDPFSPENQKWFKILRENTTVPIAMGELFNNVNEFVEPMVNQWFDFIRIHVSQIGGVTPAMKVARLGEWFNIKTAWHGPGDVSPVGHSAHAHIDLAVWNFGIQEAVSFNEKTQEVFSGCPTMKNGYMSVNEVPGIGVDIDEKAAAKYPITTKSNWQVRKFDGTLIRP; this is translated from the coding sequence ATGGATCATAGTAATATGAATCGTCGTGAAACGATGAAAGCATTGGGCCTGACCGGGTCGGCAGGAATATTGGGCTTGTTTGGCGGAACTGCCAATGCGAAAGCACGGGAAGAAAGGGAAACCCCTCATTATGCCAAGGCCATGAAACCGGTCACGATCAAAAGTGTGCGGGCCATTGCCACAGCGCCTCAGGGCTCCAACCTGATCGTAGTAAAAGTTGAAACTTCCGAGCCCGGATTATATGGCCTGGGCTGCGCCACTTTCACGCAGCGTGCCGCCGTGGTACTGGTTGCGATCAACACTTATCTCAATGAGTTCTGTGCGGGAAAAGATGTTGATAACATTGAAGATATGTGGCATGGCGCATATGTAAGTTCTTATTGGAGAAATGGCCCCGTGCTCAACAATGCATTGAGCGGCCTGGACCAGGCGCTTTGGGATATCAAAGGAAAACGTGCGGGAATGCCTCTTTATCAGCTCCTAGGCGGGAAAGTCCGGTTTGCAGTCCCCTGTTATACGCATGCCAATGGCAACACGCCCGAAGCAACGGTGGAGAGTGTGAAAAGCATTCAGGAGCGCGGTTTCAAGTACATTCGCATTCAGCAGGGCGGTTACGGAGCGGTAGGCAGCACAGCCGAGCAGCCGGATTTCAAAAAGGAAAACTTCGGCGGTCCGACAGACAGTTTTATGAATGAAAACAGTTATCTGAAAGCCATTCCAAAACTTTTTGAAGCAGTGAGAAAAAGCTGCGGAGAAGAAATAGAACTGCTTCACGACATTCACGAGCGCGTGCAGCCCATGAATGCGATCAATATGATTAAGAAACTGGAAGAGTTTAACCCATTCTTTATAGAAGATCCGTTTTCGCCGGAAAACCAGAAATGGTTCAAGATCCTGCGTGAAAATACGACCGTTCCAATCGCGATGGGCGAGCTGTTCAATAATGTCAATGAATTTGTTGAACCAATGGTCAATCAATGGTTTGACTTCATCCGCATTCACGTTTCGCAGATCGGCGGGGTAACGCCAGCCATGAAAGTAGCGAGGTTGGGAGAGTGGTTTAATATCAAAACAGCATGGCACGGACCGGGTGACGTTTCGCCCGTAGGCCACTCCGCGCACGCGCACATAGACCTGGCCGTGTGGAATTTCGGCATCCAGGAAGCAGTAAGTTTCAACGAAAAAACACAAGAAGTTTTTTCCGGCTGCCCGACGATGAAAAACGGCTACATGTCTGTCAATGAAGTCCCCGGCATAGGCGTGGATATCGACGAAAAAGCCGCCGCCAAATATCCGATCACCACCAAATCCAACTGGCAAGTCCGGAAATTCGATGGAACATTGATTCGTCCCTAA
- a CDS encoding LacI family DNA-binding transcriptional regulator codes for MKKTSLKDIAQKAGVSTALVSYVLNGKEKETRVGEVIAKKVREIAKELNYQPNHLAKSLRSGKTHTIGLIIADISNPFFANIARVVEDEAKRNGYTVIIGSCDENADKSWDLLNVLINRQVDGFIIVSCEGSENQIRYLKERNLPFVLLDRHFPDIQTDFVATNNYKASYDAGIHLIKSGYERIGLIAYKSEMYHMVERIRGYKYALSDNNIEFESNWLKEVQFETMERDVKTAIDELLASNHKVEALIFATYGLAINGLKYINELRLKVPSDLAIVSFGQAEVFDLYYCPITYLRQPLELLGKTSVEYLLKKLKNPDEGMKQMLMEAKLIARDSSMAKSAWLAE; via the coding sequence ATGAAAAAAACATCCCTCAAAGACATAGCCCAAAAAGCAGGCGTATCAACCGCCCTGGTCTCCTATGTCCTGAACGGGAAGGAAAAGGAAACCAGGGTGGGAGAGGTGATCGCCAAAAAGGTAAGAGAGATCGCCAAAGAGCTCAATTACCAGCCCAATCACCTCGCCAAAAGCCTCAGAAGTGGCAAAACACATACGATAGGGCTCATTATAGCAGACATTTCAAACCCGTTTTTTGCCAACATTGCCAGGGTCGTGGAGGACGAAGCCAAGCGAAACGGCTACACGGTGATTATTGGCAGTTGTGATGAGAATGCAGATAAATCCTGGGATTTGCTCAATGTGCTCATCAACAGGCAAGTGGATGGCTTTATCATTGTTTCCTGTGAAGGCTCCGAGAATCAGATCCGGTATTTGAAGGAAAGAAACCTGCCTTTCGTGCTGCTTGACAGGCATTTCCCGGACATTCAAACCGATTTTGTCGCGACGAACAATTACAAAGCTTCCTATGACGCGGGCATTCATTTGATCAAATCCGGCTATGAGCGGATCGGATTGATCGCTTACAAATCAGAAATGTATCACATGGTTGAGAGGATCAGGGGATATAAATACGCTTTGAGCGATAACAACATTGAATTCGAAAGCAACTGGCTGAAAGAGGTCCAGTTTGAAACCATGGAGCGCGACGTAAAAACCGCCATTGACGAACTCCTGGCTTCGAACCATAAAGTGGAAGCATTGATTTTTGCAACTTATGGCTTGGCGATCAACGGGTTAAAATATATCAATGAACTCCGGCTGAAAGTCCCGTCCGATCTGGCCATTGTCAGTTTTGGTCAGGCCGAAGTTTTTGATCTGTACTATTGTCCGATTACTTACCTGCGTCAGCCACTGGAATTACTGGGCAAGACATCCGTTGAATATCTTTTGAAAAAACTAAAAAACCCAGACGAAGGGATGAAGCAAATGTTAATGGAAGCAAAGCTCATTGCCAGAGATTCATCCATGGCAAAATCCGCCTGGCTGGCCGAATAA
- a CDS encoding enolase C-terminal domain-like protein: MHRRTFLKSTALGSAAVMTGLPLLKAEAASKMKITKIRYYAAPGYNKPLFNQARGIVEIETDGGIIGIGEGGSKDMIEQCAQMMIGEDPFRIEHIWQNVYRGMFYPPGREKLHALGALEMALWDIKGKALNVPVYELLGGATRDYIECYATGFRASKAKTEEERAQDCIAAGLRSYRIGPTGGNGDQPFDFYDNVKKTIEFCKRIDTAVGGGGKWAIDLHTRFDLTDGLKICTALEDLEPYFIEDIVRSENPGVYKNVRSMTKVPIAVGEQFGDRWDTNELIENRLIDYTRFTLPNTGGIGEFKKIASMCETHYVGMIPHFTGPLSTATLVHVLGSSSPMRAMMELGGGEPERPPYFNEDFINFKNGKLYLNDSPGLGVKFDPKKATFVMEVKEKTKFPHPILKAPDGSIHNW, encoded by the coding sequence ATGCATAGAAGAACATTCCTAAAATCAACAGCGCTTGGCTCAGCCGCCGTCATGACCGGTCTGCCACTTTTGAAAGCCGAGGCGGCATCAAAAATGAAGATTACCAAAATCCGCTACTACGCGGCACCCGGCTACAACAAGCCGCTCTTCAACCAGGCGCGCGGCATTGTGGAAATTGAAACCGATGGCGGCATTATCGGCATTGGCGAAGGCGGCTCCAAAGATATGATCGAGCAGTGCGCGCAAATGATGATCGGCGAAGATCCGTTCCGTATTGAGCACATTTGGCAGAATGTGTATCGTGGCATGTTCTATCCGCCAGGACGCGAAAAGCTCCACGCACTGGGCGCTTTGGAAATGGCGCTCTGGGACATAAAAGGCAAGGCTTTGAATGTGCCTGTTTACGAACTCCTGGGCGGCGCAACCCGCGACTACATTGAATGTTATGCAACTGGATTTCGCGCTTCCAAAGCCAAAACCGAAGAAGAAAGAGCCCAGGATTGCATAGCAGCCGGGTTAAGGTCTTACCGTATTGGCCCTACTGGCGGCAATGGCGATCAGCCCTTTGATTTTTACGATAATGTAAAAAAGACGATCGAATTCTGTAAAAGAATCGACACGGCTGTGGGCGGCGGCGGAAAATGGGCCATTGACCTGCACACGCGCTTTGATCTGACCGACGGCTTGAAGATCTGCACCGCATTGGAAGACCTCGAACCTTACTTCATCGAAGACATTGTACGATCCGAAAATCCGGGCGTTTACAAAAATGTAAGATCCATGACTAAGGTTCCTATTGCCGTAGGCGAGCAGTTCGGCGACCGCTGGGACACCAATGAGCTCATCGAAAACAGGCTGATTGATTACACCCGTTTTACGCTTCCCAACACGGGCGGCATTGGCGAATTTAAGAAAATCGCTTCCATGTGCGAGACGCATTATGTAGGCATGATTCCGCATTTTACAGGTCCGCTATCCACTGCTACGCTTGTTCACGTCCTGGGTTCAAGCAGTCCGATGCGCGCGATGATGGAGCTGGGCGGCGGCGAGCCGGAGCGTCCGCCTTATTTCAATGAAGATTTTATCAATTTCAAAAACGGCAAGCTGTATCTCAATGACAGCCCTGGATTAGGCGTAAAGTTTGATCCTAAAAAGGCCACGTTTGTCATGGAAGTGAAAGAGAAAACCAAATTTCCACATCCGATCCTGAAAGCACCGGACGGCTCGATTCATAACTGGTAA
- the dgoD gene encoding galactonate dehydratase: MNATKKGMSRREAIQSVLGVAAMGTMLLPKSSYASTPAPFREYGSVKITKLETFLVKPRWIFLKIHTDAGVIGLGEPLLEGRALTIKTAIQEVEPYLIGKDPRQVVHHWQAIYRHAFYRGGPILTSALSGIDQALWDIKGKLLNVPIYELFGGPTRDRVRVYGRAANAEDMKKRKAEGFTVIKTGVAKKNPANIVENPAFIKYAADNFASLREAGGPEMDIAIDFHGAVSQQTSKVLIKELEQYQPMFIEEPCQAQNVDVMVDIARGTHLPIATGERIFTKWGFREILEKGAASIVQPDLCHAGGITEGRIIAGMAEAYYVPIAPHNPMGPISLATGLQLAASVPNFLVQEQVTLGEGYLKNPFKLQKDGTVMVPTGPGLGIELDEDQLKEKIGHDWKNPETYNALDGSVVDW, from the coding sequence ATGAACGCAACAAAAAAAGGAATGTCACGCCGGGAAGCCATCCAGTCTGTTTTGGGGGTGGCTGCGATGGGAACAATGCTTTTGCCCAAATCATCTTATGCTTCCACGCCAGCTCCGTTCCGGGAATATGGCAGCGTAAAGATCACCAAGCTGGAAACTTTCCTGGTGAAACCCCGCTGGATATTTCTGAAAATCCACACCGATGCAGGCGTGATAGGCTTGGGCGAACCGCTTCTGGAAGGACGTGCGCTGACCATTAAGACCGCCATTCAGGAAGTGGAGCCCTATTTGATTGGCAAAGACCCAAGGCAGGTTGTACACCACTGGCAGGCCATTTACCGGCACGCATTTTACCGCGGCGGCCCCATTCTAACCAGCGCACTCAGCGGAATTGACCAGGCATTATGGGACATTAAAGGCAAGCTTTTGAATGTGCCCATTTACGAGCTTTTCGGCGGGCCAACCCGCGACCGCGTACGTGTATATGGACGTGCAGCCAACGCCGAGGATATGAAAAAACGCAAAGCAGAAGGTTTCACGGTGATTAAAACAGGCGTCGCCAAGAAAAACCCGGCTAACATTGTCGAGAATCCTGCATTCATCAAATACGCTGCCGACAATTTTGCCTCATTAAGAGAAGCAGGCGGACCGGAAATGGACATTGCTATTGATTTCCACGGAGCCGTTTCACAGCAGACCTCCAAGGTTTTGATCAAAGAATTGGAACAATATCAACCCATGTTCATTGAAGAGCCCTGCCAGGCACAGAATGTGGATGTAATGGTCGATATCGCTCGTGGAACACATTTGCCAATTGCCACCGGAGAGCGCATTTTTACCAAATGGGGCTTTCGCGAAATTCTTGAAAAAGGTGCAGCCAGCATTGTCCAGCCCGATCTTTGTCACGCAGGCGGCATTACAGAAGGGCGCATCATTGCCGGAATGGCCGAAGCTTATTACGTGCCCATCGCCCCGCATAATCCCATGGGCCCGATCTCACTCGCAACCGGTTTGCAGCTCGCCGCCAGTGTTCCCAATTTCCTGGTTCAGGAGCAAGTGACATTGGGGGAGGGTTATTTGAAAAATCCATTCAAACTACAAAAAGACGGCACCGTAATGGTTCCCACCGGACCTGGATTGGGAATAGAACTCGATGAAGACCAGCTGAAAGAAAAAATCGGCCACGACTGGAAAAATCCTGAAACTTATAATGCCCTCGACGGCTCAGTAGTCGACTGGTAA
- a CDS encoding SusC/RagA family TonB-linked outer membrane protein codes for MKKLVSLVLLHLILSQSYVFAQNSRVTGKVTDQSNVALPGVSILLSGSTTGTVTDGDGNYVINAPGNGSLVFSFIGYQSQTIAINNRSAIDLQLVQESTSLGELVVVGYGTQKKTDVTGALSVVSTREFSQQPITRLDQVLQGRAAGVQVTQSNGAPGGDSRVRVRGANSVLGNNDPLYVIDGFVGANYSLLNPADIESLQILKDAASTSVYGSRGANGVVIITTKKGTKGLKVNYEGQGSVSNVIKTFDILPAGEFAEIVNARARATGSNTPFTEAQIADFKQNGGTDWQDLIYRKGSGTQQQVTVSGGNEKTSFLISGNYVKQSGIVENTGFKRYVLRTNLNTQINKKLALRLNLSGAKSANHNTDGGGPLIEALQWAPTTPAYGEDGQPTFADPIGSVSRSPLDQLYDKSNDIDRMNINAIGGLNWQLPIKGLSLDLQYAINYLNAQNKNFTGKRLSNNNPSASRYSSEQVTLQNTNALNYNTTIGNHSINAVAVLETQQFTDRNFTATATGLRFPQLGYDNIGGNSAATVVSGYSKWTLLSFLGRVNYAFRDKYLVTAAIRRDGSSKFSKDNRNSVFPSVAIGWRLSEEEFIKNLNVFSNLKLRGSWGMTGSQAINPYATLSPYSTTQVAFNNTAVTAGVIQGNQGNKNLKWETTKQTDVGIEMEFLNGRLHVEADYFHKNTTDLLLNVALPNYAGGGTQVRNVGEVENKGFEFAIGGTPIESGKFGWETNLNFSTLKNQVVSLGGLPRLGTGTGAGGGMSITNEFMLKPGEPLGSYWGLNYLGTFKQADADAAAKQGRVPGDPRYEDVNGDNAITTDDFQIVGRAFPKLTGGWNNTFTYSGLTLNIFFQGAFGLDKLNYTRAGAMSGSGEARQFLLTEIRDYYRPGNENSDIPAFTKTYQPFTQSSRFVENGSYVRLKNVSLSYNVPTSIFKDKATVRVFASATNVLTFTKYTGPDPESSNVGSNTDTAMGIDRGSYPNAKVYTIGLNLGF; via the coding sequence ATGAAAAAACTTGTAAGTTTGGTTTTGTTGCACCTCATTCTGAGCCAAAGCTATGTCTTTGCGCAGAATAGCAGGGTTACAGGTAAAGTCACCGACCAGAGCAATGTTGCTTTGCCGGGTGTAAGTATTTTGCTCAGCGGAAGCACAACGGGAACAGTGACGGACGGCGACGGAAATTATGTGATCAATGCGCCGGGAAACGGAAGTTTGGTTTTCTCTTTTATCGGTTATCAAAGCCAGACCATCGCCATTAACAACCGCAGCGCCATCGATTTACAGCTGGTTCAGGAGTCGACGAGTTTGGGTGAACTGGTTGTGGTGGGTTACGGAACGCAGAAAAAGACGGATGTTACCGGGGCTTTATCTGTGGTTTCAACAAGAGAATTTTCACAGCAACCCATTACGCGCCTTGACCAGGTTTTGCAAGGACGCGCGGCGGGTGTGCAGGTAACGCAGTCCAACGGAGCGCCGGGCGGTGATTCGAGGGTACGGGTGCGGGGAGCTAATTCTGTTTTGGGAAATAATGATCCATTATATGTGATCGATGGTTTTGTAGGGGCCAACTACAGTCTGCTCAATCCTGCTGATATTGAATCACTTCAAATCCTGAAAGATGCTGCTTCGACCTCTGTTTACGGAAGCCGGGGTGCAAACGGTGTTGTCATTATCACGACTAAAAAAGGAACAAAAGGCCTGAAAGTCAATTACGAAGGCCAGGGAAGCGTGTCGAATGTGATCAAGACATTTGACATTTTGCCGGCAGGCGAATTTGCTGAGATTGTGAATGCAAGAGCCAGGGCAACGGGCTCTAACACACCATTCACGGAAGCACAAATTGCAGATTTCAAACAAAATGGAGGCACCGACTGGCAGGATCTGATTTACAGAAAAGGCAGCGGAACCCAGCAGCAGGTTACAGTTTCGGGTGGAAATGAAAAAACCTCTTTCCTTATCTCCGGAAATTATGTGAAACAATCCGGAATTGTTGAAAACACGGGTTTCAAACGCTATGTTTTACGGACGAATCTGAATACGCAGATCAATAAAAAGCTGGCATTGCGACTGAATTTGTCAGGTGCCAAATCTGCCAACCACAACACAGATGGCGGCGGTCCATTGATAGAAGCGTTGCAATGGGCGCCTACGACCCCTGCTTATGGTGAAGACGGCCAGCCCACATTTGCCGACCCGATCGGTTCTGTGTCAAGAAGTCCGCTGGATCAGCTTTATGACAAATCCAATGACATTGACCGCATGAACATTAATGCCATTGGCGGACTGAACTGGCAGTTACCGATCAAGGGACTGAGCCTGGATTTACAATATGCGATCAATTATTTGAACGCGCAGAACAAGAATTTTACAGGCAAAAGACTTTCTAACAATAACCCGAGTGCATCACGCTACTCCTCCGAGCAGGTTACCTTGCAAAACACCAATGCGCTGAATTACAATACGACAATCGGTAACCATTCCATCAATGCAGTGGCCGTTTTGGAAACGCAGCAATTTACCGACAGGAATTTCACAGCAACGGCCACGGGCTTACGTTTCCCGCAGCTCGGCTATGACAACATTGGTGGGAATTCAGCGGCAACAGTTGTTTCGGGTTATTCCAAATGGACATTGCTGTCATTTTTGGGACGTGTGAATTATGCTTTCAGAGACAAATATCTGGTGACCGCAGCCATCAGAAGAGATGGCTCTTCAAAATTCAGCAAGGATAACCGCAATAGCGTTTTCCCTTCAGTAGCAATTGGATGGAGACTTTCTGAGGAAGAATTTATCAAAAACCTGAATGTGTTCAGCAACCTGAAATTACGCGGAAGCTGGGGGATGACGGGCAGCCAGGCAATTAATCCTTATGCCACATTATCGCCATACAGCACCACACAGGTGGCTTTTAACAACACGGCGGTGACGGCTGGGGTGATCCAAGGAAATCAGGGAAATAAAAACTTGAAATGGGAAACCACCAAGCAAACCGATGTCGGCATTGAAATGGAGTTTCTCAATGGCCGCTTGCATGTAGAGGCAGATTATTTCCATAAAAACACAACCGATCTGCTGCTGAATGTGGCTTTACCCAACTACGCTGGCGGCGGGACACAAGTGAGAAATGTGGGTGAGGTCGAAAACAAAGGTTTTGAGTTTGCGATTGGCGGCACACCGATCGAGAGCGGGAAATTTGGCTGGGAAACCAATCTGAATTTCTCAACACTGAAAAACCAGGTGGTAAGTCTGGGTGGCTTGCCTCGTTTGGGAACGGGCACCGGCGCTGGCGGCGGGATGTCGATTACCAACGAATTTATGCTGAAACCCGGCGAACCGCTTGGCTCTTACTGGGGACTGAATTACCTGGGAACATTCAAACAAGCTGATGCCGATGCGGCTGCAAAACAAGGCCGGGTGCCGGGCGATCCGCGCTATGAAGACGTAAATGGGGATAATGCGATTACAACGGATGACTTCCAAATAGTTGGTCGCGCATTTCCAAAACTGACGGGAGGTTGGAATAACACATTCACTTATAGCGGATTAACATTGAATATTTTCTTCCAGGGTGCTTTTGGGTTGGATAAACTGAATTACACCAGAGCAGGCGCCATGTCCGGTTCAGGGGAAGCTCGGCAGTTCCTTTTGACAGAGATCAGGGATTACTATCGTCCTGGAAATGAGAATTCCGACATTCCTGCCTTTACCAAAACATATCAGCCATTCACACAATCCAGCCGCTTTGTAGAGAACGGAAGTTATGTAAGGTTGAAAAACGTAAGCCTTTCCTATAACGTGCCGACTTCCATTTTCAAAGACAAAGCCACGGTGCGCGTTTTTGCCAGTGCAACCAATGTGTTGACCTTCACAAAATACACGGGTCCGGACCCGGAATCCAGCAATGTGGGTTCCAACACGGACACTGCCATGGGCATCGACCGCGGTTCTTATCCGAATGCAAAAGTGTACACCATCGGGCTTAATCTTGGATTTTAA